CGTCGATCGCCCCGCGCCCGCCGAACCGGGCGCCGTCGAACGAGGGCGGCCACCAGCCGGCCACCGTGTCGAGGTGGACGTTGAACATGACGGTCGCCGCGCGCGGCACGCGGGGCGGCCCGAGGCGCAGCACGAGGCTCGGCTGGCAGACCAGGAAGGCGGGGTCCGCGGCGGCCTCCCGGACCGGCAGGGGCACGTCGTCCCGCAGCAGTACGGTCCCGGGCGGTGCCGAGTGCCGGACCACCGACATGCCGAACCGCCGCGCCGCCGCCGCGTACGCGCGCCCGGCCTCCCACAGCCGTGCGGCGCCGGTGTCGCCGGTCTCCAGCGGGCCGGCGGTCGGGATGCCGAGGAGGCGCAGCAGCAGGGCGTGGTCCTCGGCGGTGAGCCGGGCCCTCGGGGGACGGGAGGCGTCAGCCATGTCGGCCCCCGTGGACGGCGGGCGCGACCTCGCGGGCCACCAGCCGCTCCAGTTCTCGCCCGTGGGCGACGAACGCCGCCGCACCGCTGTCGCCGCGCGCGTCGGTGCCGTCGTGCGGGCGCAGATGGGTGTGCGGCTCGATGGACCAGGTGCCCCGCCAGCCGCGCCGCAGCAGCGCGGTGAGGCACTCGCGCACCTCGGCGTGGCCGTGCCCGGGCAGCACGTAGGCCACCTCGCCCGTCCGGGTGCGTACGGCGTCCTTGACGTGGACGTGCTCGACATGGGCGGCGACCGCGTCCAGCAGGGCCGCCGAACCGTAGCCGTACGGCACGCCGTTGCCGATGTCGAACAGCAGTCGCAGCGCCGGGCTGTCGACGTGGTGCAGCAGGTCCAGCATCCGTTCGGCGCGGGTGCCGGCCCAGCCGGCGCAGTTCTCGTGCAGCAGGACGAGCCCGGCGTCCTCGGCCTGCCGGGCCAGCACGGTCATCCGGTGCCGTACCCGGCGGGCCCACTCCGCCTCGCCCAGACCGTCGTTGGGGTACGACATCACCCGTACGTACCGGGTGCCGAGGGCGGCGCAGCGGCGGGCGAGCACCCGCAGCTCGTCGGTGTCGCGCGCGAACGGGCCGGTGACGGGCCGGTTGTAGTCGGCGATCCGTGAATCGACGCAGACCACCTCCGTGCCGGTGGCCGCGATCCGTTCGGCGAGCCGTCCGAACGCGCGGTCGTCGAGATCGGCGAGGGCACGCCCGTCGGCACTGCGCAACTCCAGCGCCGTCCAGCCCAGTTCGCGCAGGGCGGCGAGCTGTCCGGCGAGGTCCAAGGCGGCCTCGTCGCCGATGCCGGCGTAGCGGATGCCGGGCGGCGGGGCGGCGGGGGCCGTCGTGAGGGGGCCCGGGGCCGGGCGGGGGTCAGCCGGCATGGCGGGCCTCCGGGGAGAGGGGAGCGGGCAGCGGAGGCAGGGCGTCGCCCGCGGCCGAGCGCCGTGC
The DNA window shown above is from Streptomyces sp. NBC_00670 and carries:
- a CDS encoding sugar phosphate isomerase/epimerase family protein, whose product is MPADPRPAPGPLTTAPAAPPPGIRYAGIGDEAALDLAGQLAALRELGWTALELRSADGRALADLDDRAFGRLAERIAATGTEVVCVDSRIADYNRPVTGPFARDTDELRVLARRCAALGTRYVRVMSYPNDGLGEAEWARRVRHRMTVLARQAEDAGLVLLHENCAGWAGTRAERMLDLLHHVDSPALRLLFDIGNGVPYGYGSAALLDAVAAHVEHVHVKDAVRTRTGEVAYVLPGHGHAEVRECLTALLRRGWRGTWSIEPHTHLRPHDGTDARGDSGAAAFVAHGRELERLVAREVAPAVHGGRHG